One window from the genome of Desertifilum tharense IPPAS B-1220 encodes:
- the der gene encoding ribosome biogenesis GTPase Der gives MGLPIVAIIGRPNVGKSTIVNRLAGGKDAIVYDEPGITRDRTYRPAYWRDREFLVVDTGGLVFDDDTEFLPLIREQAIAALKESKVAIFVVDGQAGPTSGDQEIASWLRQQQVPVFLVVNKCESPEQGTIQAAQFWELGIGEPFPVSGIHGSGVGDLLDEVVQHLPPTDDTEEIRETNVAIVGRPNVGKSSLLNAFLGENRAIVSPISGTTRDAIDTVVERDGKTYRLIDTAGIRKKKGVEYGPEFFGINRAFKAIRRADVVLLVIDALDGATEQDQKLAGRIAEEGRACVIVVNKWDAVEKDSYTLNEYERQLKNRLYFLEWAETIFVSALTGQRVAKILDLVDTAAEQHQRRVTTSVINEVLEEAISWHSPPTNRQGRQGKIYYGTQVRSQPPTITLFVNDPKRFNENYRRYIERQFRTALGFTGTPIRLFWRGKKSREVELGSGANRAVRV, from the coding sequence ATGGGATTACCTATAGTTGCTATTATTGGACGCCCCAACGTGGGTAAATCGACGATTGTCAATCGTCTTGCAGGTGGGAAAGATGCCATTGTCTATGATGAGCCGGGAATTACCCGCGATCGCACTTATCGTCCGGCTTATTGGCGCGATCGCGAATTTCTGGTCGTCGATACGGGGGGACTCGTTTTTGACGATGATACTGAATTTCTGCCGTTGATACGCGAACAAGCGATCGCCGCCCTCAAAGAATCCAAAGTTGCCATTTTCGTTGTAGATGGCCAAGCCGGACCGACATCAGGCGATCAAGAAATCGCCTCCTGGTTGCGCCAACAACAGGTTCCCGTTTTCCTCGTGGTGAATAAGTGCGAATCTCCCGAACAAGGTACGATCCAAGCCGCCCAATTTTGGGAACTGGGAATTGGCGAACCGTTCCCCGTATCTGGCATTCACGGGAGTGGCGTTGGCGATCTCCTGGATGAGGTGGTTCAACATCTTCCCCCAACCGACGATACGGAAGAAATCCGAGAAACCAACGTGGCGATCGTTGGACGCCCGAATGTTGGAAAATCGAGTTTACTCAATGCCTTTTTAGGCGAAAATCGAGCCATTGTTAGCCCCATTTCCGGTACAACTCGCGACGCCATTGACACGGTAGTTGAACGCGATGGCAAAACTTACCGCCTAATCGATACCGCAGGTATTCGGAAAAAGAAAGGGGTGGAATACGGCCCGGAATTTTTTGGCATTAACCGCGCCTTTAAAGCAATTCGGCGGGCGGATGTGGTTTTATTAGTCATTGATGCGCTTGACGGTGCCACAGAACAAGACCAAAAATTAGCAGGACGCATTGCTGAAGAGGGTCGCGCCTGTGTCATTGTGGTGAATAAGTGGGATGCAGTCGAGAAAGATTCTTACACCCTCAACGAGTACGAACGGCAGCTTAAAAACCGATTGTACTTTTTAGAATGGGCAGAAACGATCTTTGTCAGTGCTTTAACGGGTCAGCGCGTTGCTAAAATTCTCGATCTCGTCGATACCGCAGCCGAACAACATCAACGGCGCGTTACCACCTCCGTCATTAATGAAGTCTTAGAAGAAGCGATTAGCTGGCATTCTCCCCCGACCAACCGCCAAGGCAGACAAGGCAAAATTTATTATGGGACGCAAGTGAGAAGCCAACCCCCCACGATTACCTTGTTTGTAAACGATCCCAAGCGGTTTAATGAAAACTACCGGCGCTATATTGAACGGCAGTTTCGCACGGCTTTAGGGTTTACAGGAACGCCTATCCGTTTATTTTGGCGAGGGAAAAAATCCCGCGAGGTTGAGTTGGGTAGCGGAGCAAATCGTGCCGTTCGCGTTTAA
- a CDS encoding DUF4126 domain-containing protein, producing the protein MIELLAALSASAAAGLRIALPLLLIGLLYGESLWSRVPVLSQVPPPVVLGVLVSWSLFELFASKKLLGQRVLQIVQLVFSPIVGAIMGMAIAQAAEVPGWLVGLLGFVGSLLALVLQLVQAGWFYRLRGLPLWAILLQDFLCIVLVLFAFDAPQEGGLIALLLLWLAIRSSKEWYQWYVQQGNPHRRGNPRRYKQEPD; encoded by the coding sequence ATGATTGAGCTTTTAGCTGCACTTTCAGCCTCAGCAGCCGCAGGTTTAAGAATAGCTTTACCTTTACTGCTGATTGGTTTACTCTATGGCGAGAGTCTGTGGTCGCGCGTTCCTGTTTTGTCCCAAGTTCCACCCCCAGTTGTGCTTGGCGTTCTGGTAAGCTGGTCTTTGTTTGAGCTATTTGCCTCAAAGAAACTGCTCGGTCAACGCGTGTTGCAGATCGTTCAGCTCGTTTTTAGCCCAATTGTCGGGGCAATTATGGGTATGGCGATCGCTCAAGCTGCTGAGGTTCCCGGCTGGCTCGTGGGTTTACTGGGTTTTGTCGGCAGTTTGCTAGCGTTGGTTTTGCAATTAGTACAAGCCGGATGGTTTTACCGACTTCGCGGCTTACCGTTGTGGGCCATCTTGCTTCAAGATTTTCTGTGTATTGTCCTGGTTTTATTTGCTTTTGATGCCCCTCAAGAAGGGGGGCTAATTGCTTTATTATTGCTGTGGCTGGCCATCCGCAGTTCAAAAGAATGGTATCAATGGTACGTTCAACAAGGAAATCCCCACAGACGAGGAAACCCGCGCCGATATAAGCAAGAGCCAGATTAA
- a CDS encoding succinate dehydrogenase/fumarate reductase flavoprotein subunit: MLEHDVIIVGGGLAGCRAAVEIARTDPSLKVAVVAKTHPIRSHSVAAQGGIAATLKNVDSTDSWEAHAFDTVKGSDYLADQDAVELLTQEAPNVVIDLEHMGVLFSRLPDGRIAQRAFGGHSHNRTCYAADKTGHAILHELVNNLRRYGVQIYDEWYVLRLIVEEGQAKGIVMYRLQDGQLAVVRAKAVMFATGGYGRVFNTTSNDFASTGDGLAMAAVAGLPLEDMEFVQFHPTGLYPVGVLISEAVRGEGAYLINADGDRFMANYAPSRMELAPRDITSRAIAREIRAGRGIHPDGSAGGPFVYLDLRHMGREKIMSRVPFCWEEAHRLVGVDAVEQPMPVRPTVHYSMGGIPVNTQGQVRSSPDGLVEGFFAAGEAACVSVHGANRLGSNSLLECVVYGKLTGSAIAHYVQNRKLPTLDEQRYLTEVSQQIQSLLDQAGTCRIHQLRQAFQDTMTQYCGVFRTEALMSEGLTQIQNLQQQYPQIYLDDRGKCWNTEIIEALELRNLMIVGQIILSAALNRQESRGAHFREDYPQRDDPGFLKHTFAYYSPAGIDLSYRPVTITRFAPQERKY, encoded by the coding sequence ATGCTAGAGCATGATGTAATCATTGTTGGTGGTGGCTTGGCGGGTTGTCGGGCTGCTGTGGAAATTGCCAGAACCGATCCCAGTCTTAAGGTTGCAGTCGTTGCGAAAACTCACCCCATTCGCTCTCACTCTGTCGCCGCCCAAGGCGGAATTGCTGCAACTCTGAAAAATGTAGATTCAACGGATAGTTGGGAAGCCCACGCTTTTGATACGGTTAAAGGATCGGATTACCTTGCCGATCAAGATGCGGTTGAACTTTTGACCCAGGAAGCACCAAACGTCGTAATCGACTTGGAACACATGGGGGTGTTATTTTCCCGCCTTCCCGATGGTCGCATTGCTCAACGCGCATTTGGGGGACATTCTCACAACCGCACCTGTTACGCGGCGGATAAAACGGGTCACGCGATTTTGCATGAATTGGTGAATAATTTGCGGCGCTACGGCGTTCAGATTTATGACGAGTGGTACGTGTTGCGCTTGATTGTGGAAGAGGGTCAAGCTAAGGGGATTGTCATGTATCGCCTCCAAGACGGTCAATTGGCAGTCGTGCGAGCCAAGGCCGTGATGTTTGCTACGGGCGGGTATGGACGGGTGTTTAATACCACGTCTAATGATTTTGCCTCGACTGGGGATGGCTTGGCAATGGCGGCTGTTGCAGGGCTTCCGCTCGAAGATATGGAGTTTGTTCAGTTTCATCCCACGGGTTTGTATCCAGTGGGGGTTCTGATTTCGGAGGCGGTGCGCGGGGAAGGGGCGTATTTGATTAATGCTGATGGCGATCGCTTTATGGCTAATTATGCCCCTAGTCGCATGGAACTGGCCCCTCGCGATATTACCTCTAGAGCGATCGCGCGGGAAATTCGCGCCGGACGCGGCATTCATCCCGATGGCAGTGCTGGCGGGCCTTTCGTGTATTTAGATTTGCGTCACATGGGCCGCGAGAAGATTATGTCTCGCGTACCGTTCTGTTGGGAGGAAGCGCACCGTCTAGTTGGAGTGGATGCGGTTGAACAACCGATGCCTGTTCGACCTACGGTACATTACTCAATGGGTGGCATTCCGGTGAATACTCAAGGCCAAGTCCGCAGCAGTCCCGATGGGTTAGTGGAGGGATTTTTTGCTGCTGGGGAAGCCGCTTGCGTTTCGGTACATGGGGCTAATCGTTTGGGGAGTAATTCTCTGTTAGAATGCGTGGTCTATGGCAAGCTGACCGGAAGCGCGATCGCCCATTACGTCCAAAATCGCAAGCTTCCAACTCTAGATGAGCAGCGCTATTTGACGGAGGTCAGCCAGCAAATTCAATCCCTCTTAGACCAGGCGGGGACTTGTCGGATTCATCAGTTACGCCAAGCCTTTCAAGATACCATGACGCAATACTGCGGCGTCTTTCGCACAGAGGCGTTGATGAGCGAAGGTTTAACGCAAATCCAAAACCTACAACAACAGTATCCTCAGATTTATCTAGACGATCGGGGAAAGTGTTGGAATACAGAAATTATTGAAGCGCTAGAACTCCGGAATTTAATGATTGTGGGACAAATTATTCTGTCTGCGGCGTTAAATCGTCAAGAAAGCAGAGGCGCTCATTTCCGCGAAGATTATCCTCAACGAGACGATCCGGGCTTTCTCAAGCATACTTTTGCCTACTATTCGCCCGCAGGTATCGATCTTAGTTATCGTCCCGTAACAATTACTCGATTTGCTCCTCAAGAACGGAAATACTAA
- a CDS encoding NAD(P)/FAD-dependent oxidoreductase, whose amino-acid sequence MTYDAIVIGSGIGGLVAAGLLARRGKRVVVCESHAIAGGAAHSFSRQGFHFDSGPSFYCGLSDRQSLNPLCQVLNLLEESVEAIAYDPLGHYHFPEGTLPIFSNHQRYTEAIAQFTPQGAQEFAEFSRQLLALYEGLRGIPAIDLRPDFKVLWVLLTQYPIALLKLLPQLGQINRSVGDIMDRTVRDPWVRRLIDLECFLLSGLKASGTVTPEVAFMLGERSQSTIDYPIGGSGAIADALVRGLKRWGGELRLNAHVEQILVERGEVTGVRLRNGEIARAPIVISNASIWDTYTQLLKLEDLPDRDRALATPAVDSFMHLHLGIKAEGLEGLTGHHVVVHSSDEDITVPGNTCMISIPSVWDRHLAPLGHHVVHAYTLEPFAGWERNAEYEPKKKARSQSLFRALEKVIPDIRERIVLELIGTPLTHAHYLRRYQGTYGPAIPAGKGMFPGPQTPISGLYRVGDSTMPGIGVPAVAASGILCANLLTD is encoded by the coding sequence ATGACCTACGACGCGATTGTCATCGGGAGCGGTATTGGGGGATTGGTTGCGGCTGGCTTATTGGCGCGTCGAGGTAAACGAGTGGTCGTTTGTGAAAGCCACGCGATCGCGGGAGGAGCCGCCCACAGTTTTAGCCGTCAGGGATTTCACTTTGACTCCGGGCCTTCCTTTTATTGTGGATTAAGCGATCGCCAATCTCTCAATCCCCTATGTCAAGTTTTAAATCTTTTGGAAGAATCAGTAGAAGCGATCGCCTACGATCCCTTGGGTCATTATCACTTTCCGGAAGGGACCTTACCCATCTTCAGCAATCATCAACGCTACACCGAGGCGATCGCGCAATTTACCCCCCAAGGGGCGCAAGAATTCGCCGAATTTTCGCGTCAATTGCTTGCCCTGTATGAAGGACTGCGAGGAATTCCGGCTATCGATCTGCGGCCCGATTTCAAAGTGCTGTGGGTACTGTTAACCCAATATCCGATCGCCCTGCTCAAACTTTTACCGCAACTGGGTCAAATTAATCGTTCCGTTGGCGACATTATGGATCGAACCGTACGCGATCCGTGGGTGCGCCGTTTGATCGATCTAGAGTGCTTCCTGCTTTCCGGCTTAAAAGCTTCAGGAACTGTCACCCCAGAAGTCGCCTTTATGTTAGGAGAGCGCAGCCAATCCACCATTGATTATCCCATTGGAGGCAGCGGCGCAATCGCAGACGCCCTAGTTCGGGGTTTAAAACGTTGGGGAGGAGAACTGCGCTTAAACGCTCATGTCGAACAAATCTTAGTGGAACGAGGAGAAGTCACCGGCGTGCGGCTGCGAAACGGCGAGATCGCGCGCGCCCCAATCGTTATTTCTAATGCCAGTATTTGGGATACTTATACTCAACTGCTCAAACTGGAAGATTTACCCGATCGCGATCGCGCCTTAGCCACACCAGCAGTTGATAGCTTTATGCATTTACATTTAGGCATTAAAGCCGAAGGATTAGAAGGATTAACAGGTCATCATGTCGTCGTTCATTCGAGCGATGAAGATATTACCGTACCGGGAAACACCTGCATGATTTCGATCCCCTCCGTCTGGGATCGCCATTTAGCACCCCTTGGACATCACGTTGTTCATGCCTATACCTTAGAACCCTTTGCCGGTTGGGAACGGAACGCGGAATACGAACCGAAGAAAAAAGCGCGATCGCAATCTTTATTTCGCGCCTTAGAAAAAGTCATTCCCGATATTCGAGAGCGCATCGTCCTAGAATTAATAGGAACCCCTTTAACTCACGCTCATTATCTACGGCGCTATCAAGGCACCTACGGGCCTGCTATTCCGGCGGGAAAAGGGATGTTTCCAGGGCCTCAAACGCCGATTTCTGGATTGTATCGAGTGGGAGATAGCACGATGCCAGGAATTGGCGTACCCGCAGTGGCGGCTTCTGGAATACTTTGTGCCAATTTGCTGACAGATTAA
- a CDS encoding RNA-guided endonuclease TnpB family protein: protein MQTRSLHRINDRLRQAQKALSRKVEGSNNFEKARKQVARIHARIADSRTDFLHKLTTRLVRENQTIAVEDLVVKNMMKNHKLAQAIADASWSELIRQLEYKCQWYGRTLVKIDRWFPSSKRCGNCGRIVDKLPLDVREWDCPECGTHHDRDINAANNILAAGLAVIVCGANIRPDRHKPKGQLRNTRKGKKQKPKS from the coding sequence ATACAGACTAGAAGTCTTCACAGAATAAATGATAGGTTGAGACAAGCTCAAAAAGCACTGTCTCGGAAAGTCGAAGGCTCGAACAATTTCGAGAAAGCAAGGAAGCAGGTTGCTCGAATCCACGCCCGAATTGCTGACTCTCGTACAGATTTCCTTCACAAGCTAACGACTCGATTGGTACGTGAAAACCAAACGATTGCGGTCGAGGACTTGGTAGTGAAGAATATGATGAAAAACCACAAACTGGCACAAGCCATTGCCGATGCCAGTTGGAGTGAGTTGATTCGTCAGTTGGAGTACAAGTGCCAGTGGTACGGTCGAACGCTGGTTAAAATTGACCGTTGGTTTCCCAGTTCTAAACGTTGTGGAAATTGCGGTCGCATTGTCGATAAATTGCCGCTTGATGTTCGGGAATGGGATTGTCCAGAGTGTGGAACGCATCACGACCGAGATATCAATGCCGCCAATAATATTCTCGCCGCAGGGCTTGCGGTGATAGTCTGTGGAGCGAACATAAGACCGGATAGGCATAAGCCTAAAGGGCAGTTGCGAAACACCCGTAAGGGAAAGAAGCAGAAACCTAAATCGTGA
- a CDS encoding energy-coupling factor transporter transmembrane protein EcfT encodes MDLLRSLPLGLYLEQPLTWLHQLDARVKLAWLLTFLVAPVLANTPARLVLALILVLLTLSARIPWRVWRQQLGWLSLLCVFVLILTAIAPDGLSTEHQLRLPENELSLSLPPDTPPPAELQQPTDYRYLLVEIRQPPVNLTVSRRSLDLGLRLATLLFTLIYSTNLFLLTTAPEEITAGIESLMAPLRRFNLPVTEIALTLTLSLRFIPLVLEEIQNLVRSVRTRAINWKKLGLRRAAQVWLLVAERLISNLLLRAEQIASAMTVRGFTSPDSHRVKWHQEQLRLRDWIAIAMLALLWVARFIWGNQL; translated from the coding sequence ATGGATTTATTGCGATCGCTTCCTTTAGGTTTATACCTCGAACAACCGCTGACCTGGTTGCATCAACTTGATGCTCGCGTCAAACTTGCGTGGTTGCTTACTTTTTTAGTCGCCCCCGTTTTAGCCAATACGCCAGCCCGCTTGGTTCTGGCCTTGATTTTAGTATTGCTGACCCTTTCCGCTAGGATTCCTTGGCGGGTTTGGCGTCAGCAATTGGGGTGGTTGTCGCTATTGTGCGTGTTTGTGCTGATCCTAACGGCGATCGCTCCCGATGGACTGTCTACCGAACATCAACTGCGCTTACCCGAAAACGAACTCAGCCTCAGCCTCCCGCCAGACACTCCCCCACCCGCTGAACTCCAACAACCCACCGATTATCGCTATCTGCTTGTCGAGATTCGCCAGCCACCCGTCAACCTGACCGTCTCTCGGCGATCGCTAGACTTAGGTCTGCGGCTGGCTACCCTGCTATTCACCCTAATCTATAGCACCAACCTATTTTTGCTCACCACAGCCCCAGAAGAAATTACAGCCGGGATTGAAAGCCTGATGGCCCCCCTGCGGCGGTTTAATCTGCCCGTAACCGAAATTGCCCTCACCTTAACCCTATCGCTGCGATTTATTCCCCTGGTTTTGGAAGAAATCCAGAACCTCGTCCGTTCGGTGCGAACGCGGGCGATTAATTGGAAAAAATTGGGATTGCGTCGGGCGGCTCAAGTCTGGTTGCTCGTCGCCGAGCGATTAATTAGTAACTTATTGCTACGGGCCGAACAAATTGCCAGCGCCATGACCGTACGCGGTTTTACCAGTCCGGATAGCCATCGAGTCAAGTGGCATCAGGAACAACTGCGCCTGCGAGACTGGATCGCGATCGCTATGCTTGCCCTCTTGTGGGTCGCGCGATTCATTTGGGGAAATCAACTTTAA